In Portunus trituberculatus isolate SZX2019 chromosome 28, ASM1759143v1, whole genome shotgun sequence, one genomic interval encodes:
- the LOC123510311 gene encoding oxysterol-binding protein-related protein 8-like isoform X14, protein MEFPKSPERDTIVPVISVDGGTPAEGSDVSGANTPRSERPAARKSSLAVLLPRLPGHHGSSDSLNHSPQSSPGYDGTSEASTIRLPDTPHQRSLPLSRKESYKDQRKKYRREKKRVARELLSTLKDPAVVVLADWLKIRGSLKGWTKLWCVLKPGMLLLYKSAKVKSSHWVGTVLLNTCELIERPSKKDGFCFKLFHPLEQSIWATKGPEGETMGAVVQPLPSSHLIFRAPSQAAGKCWMDALELAVRCSSILIRSMTSSSKSDNNTLTSSTLTANKWNESDYEKHFKDQDLDDASHTDDNEYHRESGHFSGAEPLSGSESESEDGSHKGDERHEEEEEEEEEEEYVDDLTPIETAYVSNKEGEMGETCIALCQAGEQVEELEEENKSLIWFLLKQVRPGMDLSKVVLPTFILEPRSFLDKLSDYYYHADLLSKAVQEDDPYTRMKEVVRWYLSGFYKKPKGLKKPYNPILGETFRCYWRHPNGSRTFYVAEQVSHHPPVSALYVTNRQEGFSVSATVLAKSKFYGNSTSAILDGNVQLSLLPRGEDYIMNMPYAHCKGILMGTLTMELGGKVTVECEKTGYKTELEFKLRPFLSGYDSNNMVSGKLKLGKDTLATLEGHWDGKITLTDKRTGEEELLWHATQEVKSQRLQRFTVTMEQQGAFESERLWQLVSAAIKSDDQTAATEEKTILEEAQRSAANERKVKCEEWVPTYFAQDLVRGVYVYKHSDLRPWDPRTDLFQYEHNYVIATKTRHKAPMIRTASIVSVDPKCDVNVVRVAGVEGVPRLRGVFERPDAEETSSGDHDDLQDVTDHTVGNSSVGSAPSRPSRQTINVTPSLLDTLNKVSVSQDLLVVEVKSMKQELEALTLRISSMATRQQKQHLERLDSGLFSMQSLSSILVALVMYSFIKWLTERFWL, encoded by the exons GCTACGATGGCACTTCTGAGGCCTCCACCATCCGCCTCCCTGACACTCCACACCAGAGG AGCCTCCCACTTTCCCGCAAGGAGTCGTACAAGGACCAGCGGAAGAAGTACCGtcgggagaagaagagagtggCGCGAGAGTTGCTCAGCACACTCAAAGACcctgcggtggtggtgctggctgactggctgaagATCCGGGGCTCCCTCAAGGGCTGGACCAAGCTGTGGTGCGTTCTCAAGCCAGGCATGCTGCTGTTATATAAGAGTGCCAAAGTGAAG AGCAGTCACTGGGTGGGCACTGTCCTGCTCAACACCTGTGAGCTGATAGAGCGCCCCTCCAAGAAGGATGGCTTCTGCTTCAAGCTCTTTCACCCACTAGAGCAGTCCATCTGGGCCACCAAAGGGCCAGAGGGGGAGACCATGG GGGCCGTGGTGcagcctcttccctcctctcacctcatcTTCCGCGCCCCGTCCCAGGCCGCTGGCAAGTGCTGGATGGACGCCCTGGAGCTGGCTGTGCGTTGCTCCTCTATCCTTATCCGCTCCATGACCTCATCCAGCAAGTCAGACAACAACACTCTCACCTCATCCACTCTCACTGCTAACAAGTGGAATGAGTCTGATTATGAGAAGCATTTTAAGGATCAGG ATCTGGATGACGCCAGCCACACAGACGACAATGAGTACCACAGGGAGTCAGGCCATTTCTCTGGTGCTGAGCCCTTGTCGGGGTCTGAATCAGAATCCGAGGATGGCTCCCACAAGGGCGATGAgagacatgaggaggaggaggaggaggaggaggaggaggagtacgtaGATGACCTTACGCCGATAGAGACTGCATACGTGTCCAATAAGgagggggagatgggagag ACATGTATTGCGCTGTGTCAGGCTggagagcaggtggaggagctggaggaagagaacaaatcCCTGATCTGGTTCCTCCTGAAGCAAGTTCGGCCAGGGATGGATCTGTCCAAGGTGGTGCTCCCAACCTTCATCCTGGAGCCTCGATCCTTCCTCGACAAACTCtcagactactactaccatgctGATCTGCTGTCCAA GGCGGTGCAGGAGGACGACCCCTACACCAggatgaaggaggtggtgaggtggtacCTCTCAGGGTTCTATAAGAAGCCAAAAGGACTCAAGAAGCCGTACAACCCAATCCTCGGTGAAACCTTCAGGTGCTACTGGCGACACCCCAATGGCTCCCGCACCTTCTATGTGGCTGAGCAG GTGTCTCACCATCCGCCGGTGTCAGCTCTTTATGTAACAAACAGGCAAGAAGGGTTCTCTGTCAGTGCAACAGTTTTGGCAAAATCCAAGTTTTATG GTAACTCAACATCAGCAATACTAGATGGCAATGTACAGTTGTCCCTCCTGCCCCGAGGGGAGGATTACATCATGAACATGCCCTACGCCCACTGCAAAGGCATCCTGATGGGCACCCTCACCATGGAGTTGGGGGGCAAGGTGACCGTGGAGTGTGAGAAGACGGGGTACAAGACAGAGCTAGAGTTCAAATTGAGG cctttcttGAGTGGCTATGACTCAAACAACATGGTGAGTGGAAAGCTGAAGCTGGGCAAGGACACTCTGGCCACCTTGGAGGGCCATTGGGATGGCAAGATCACTCTCACTGACAAGAGAACCGGG gaggaggaactaCTCTGGCATGCCACTCAGGAGGTCAAGTCTCAACGGCTGCAGCGGTTCACGGTCACCATGGAGCAGCAGGGAGCCTTTGAGTCTGAGAGGCTGTGGCAGCTCGTCTCAGCAGCTATCAAGTCAGACGACCAG ACAGCAGCAACGGAGGAGAAGACCATCCTGGAGGAGGCTCAGCGCAGTGCTGCCAATGAGCGGAAGGTCAAATGTGAGGAGTGGGTCCCTACATATTTTGCCCAG GACCTGGTACGGGGCGTGTATGTGTACAAACACTCTGACCTGCGGCCTTGGGATCCCCGGACGGACCTCTTCCAGTATGAACACAACTATGTCATTGCTACCAAGACCAGACACAAGGCACCCATGATCAGGACAGCTTCTATCGTCAGTGTTGATCCCAAGTGTGATGTCAAT GTTGTGCGTGTGGCGGGGGTGGAGGGAGTGCCAAGGCTGCGAGGAGTGTTTGAGCGTCCCGATGCAGAGGAGACTAGCTCAGGGGACCACGATGACCTGCAAGATGTGACAGACCACACAGTGGGCAACAGCAGTGTGGGCAGTGCGCCATCCCGGCCAAGCAGGCAGACCATCAATGTCACTCCCAG CCTGTTGGACACCCTTAACAAGGTGTCTGTGAGCCAGGacctgctggtggtggaggtgaagagcATGAAACAGGAGCTGGAGGCCCTCACACTGCGGATCTCCTCCATGGCCACCaggcagcagaagcagcacctGGAGCGGCTGGACAGTGGCCTTTTCTCCATGCAGTCGTTGTCCTCCATCTTGGTGGCTCTGGTCATGTACAGCTTCATCAAGTGGCTAACCGAGCGCTTCTGGTTGTAG
- the LOC123510311 gene encoding oxysterol-binding protein-related protein 8-like isoform X3 — translation MEFPKSPERDTIVPVISVDGGTPAEGSDVSGANTPRSERPAARKSSLAVLLPRLPGHHGSSDSLNHSPQSSPGYDGTSEASTIRLPDTPHQRSLPLSRKESYKDQRKKYRREKKRVARELLSTLKDPAVVVLADWLKIRGSLKGWTKLWCVLKPGMLLLYKSAKVKSSHWVGTVLLNTCELIERPSKKDGFCFKLFHPLEQSIWATKGPEGETMGAVVQPLPSSHLIFRAPSQAAGKCWMDALELAVRCSSILIRSMTSSSKSDNNTLTSSTLTANKWNESDYEKHFKDQDISDDSSQGGLSPENSPLITPQSSWRECVIQLTGVSSLEGTPTHRPLAHLGIQRDPSPTPYYRRLAAAIHMADQELKGEVPSRRQSLTPDDASITDCSHTNTPDLKGNRKKNFFKLSPRIILKTPKKAKNDLDDASHTDDNEYHRESGHFSGAEPLSGSESESEDGSHKGDERHEEEEEEEEEEEYVDDLTPIETAYVSNKEGEMGEAGEQVEELEEENKSLIWFLLKQVRPGMDLSKVVLPTFILEPRSFLDKLSDYYYHADLLSKAVQEDDPYTRMKEVVRWYLSGFYKKPKGLKKPYNPILGETFRCYWRHPNGSRTFYVAEQVSHHPPVSALYVTNRQEGFSVSATVLAKSKFYGNSTSAILDGNVQLSLLPRGEDYIMNMPYAHCKGILMGTLTMELGGKVTVECEKTGYKTELEFKLRPFLSGYDSNNMVSGKLKLGKDTLATLEGHWDGKITLTDKRTGEEELLWHATQEVKSQRLQRFTVTMEQQGAFESERLWQLVSAAIKSDDQTAATEEKTILEEAQRSAANERKVKCEEWVPTYFAQDLVRGVYVYKHSDLRPWDPRTDLFQYEHNYVIATKTRHKAPMIRTASIVSVDPKCDVNVVRVAGVEGVPRLRGVFERPDAEETSSGDHDDLQDVTDHTVGNSSVGSAPSRPSRQTINVTPSLLDTLNKVSVSQDLLVVEVKSMKQELEALTLRISSMATRQQKQHLERLDSGLFSMQSLSSILVALVMYSFIKWLTERFWL, via the exons GCTACGATGGCACTTCTGAGGCCTCCACCATCCGCCTCCCTGACACTCCACACCAGAGG AGCCTCCCACTTTCCCGCAAGGAGTCGTACAAGGACCAGCGGAAGAAGTACCGtcgggagaagaagagagtggCGCGAGAGTTGCTCAGCACACTCAAAGACcctgcggtggtggtgctggctgactggctgaagATCCGGGGCTCCCTCAAGGGCTGGACCAAGCTGTGGTGCGTTCTCAAGCCAGGCATGCTGCTGTTATATAAGAGTGCCAAAGTGAAG AGCAGTCACTGGGTGGGCACTGTCCTGCTCAACACCTGTGAGCTGATAGAGCGCCCCTCCAAGAAGGATGGCTTCTGCTTCAAGCTCTTTCACCCACTAGAGCAGTCCATCTGGGCCACCAAAGGGCCAGAGGGGGAGACCATGG GGGCCGTGGTGcagcctcttccctcctctcacctcatcTTCCGCGCCCCGTCCCAGGCCGCTGGCAAGTGCTGGATGGACGCCCTGGAGCTGGCTGTGCGTTGCTCCTCTATCCTTATCCGCTCCATGACCTCATCCAGCAAGTCAGACAACAACACTCTCACCTCATCCACTCTCACTGCTAACAAGTGGAATGAGTCTGATTATGAGAAGCATTTTAAGGATCAGG ACATATCAGATGACTCCAGCCAAGGTGGGCTCAGCCCTGAGAATAGTCCGCTGATCACGCCCCAGTCCTCGTGGAGGGAGTGTGTCATCCAACTGACAGGGGTGTCCAGCCTGGAGGGCACCCCCACACACAGACCCTTGGCCCACCTGGGGATTCAGCGCGACCCCTCGCCCACTCCATACTACCGCAGGCTGGCAGCAGCAATACACATGGCTGACCAGGAGCTGAAGGGTGAGGTACCAAGCAGAAGACAGTCCCTCACCCCTGATGATGCAAGCATCACTGACTGCTCCCACACTAACACTCCTGACCTCAAGGGTAACAGAAAGAAGAACTTTTTCAAGCTCAGCCCCAGGATTATTCTAAAGACTCCAAAGAAAGCTAAGAATG ATCTGGATGACGCCAGCCACACAGACGACAATGAGTACCACAGGGAGTCAGGCCATTTCTCTGGTGCTGAGCCCTTGTCGGGGTCTGAATCAGAATCCGAGGATGGCTCCCACAAGGGCGATGAgagacatgaggaggaggaggaggaggaggaggaggaggagtacgtaGATGACCTTACGCCGATAGAGACTGCATACGTGTCCAATAAGgagggggagatgggagag GCTggagagcaggtggaggagctggaggaagagaacaaatcCCTGATCTGGTTCCTCCTGAAGCAAGTTCGGCCAGGGATGGATCTGTCCAAGGTGGTGCTCCCAACCTTCATCCTGGAGCCTCGATCCTTCCTCGACAAACTCtcagactactactaccatgctGATCTGCTGTCCAA GGCGGTGCAGGAGGACGACCCCTACACCAggatgaaggaggtggtgaggtggtacCTCTCAGGGTTCTATAAGAAGCCAAAAGGACTCAAGAAGCCGTACAACCCAATCCTCGGTGAAACCTTCAGGTGCTACTGGCGACACCCCAATGGCTCCCGCACCTTCTATGTGGCTGAGCAG GTGTCTCACCATCCGCCGGTGTCAGCTCTTTATGTAACAAACAGGCAAGAAGGGTTCTCTGTCAGTGCAACAGTTTTGGCAAAATCCAAGTTTTATG GTAACTCAACATCAGCAATACTAGATGGCAATGTACAGTTGTCCCTCCTGCCCCGAGGGGAGGATTACATCATGAACATGCCCTACGCCCACTGCAAAGGCATCCTGATGGGCACCCTCACCATGGAGTTGGGGGGCAAGGTGACCGTGGAGTGTGAGAAGACGGGGTACAAGACAGAGCTAGAGTTCAAATTGAGG cctttcttGAGTGGCTATGACTCAAACAACATGGTGAGTGGAAAGCTGAAGCTGGGCAAGGACACTCTGGCCACCTTGGAGGGCCATTGGGATGGCAAGATCACTCTCACTGACAAGAGAACCGGG gaggaggaactaCTCTGGCATGCCACTCAGGAGGTCAAGTCTCAACGGCTGCAGCGGTTCACGGTCACCATGGAGCAGCAGGGAGCCTTTGAGTCTGAGAGGCTGTGGCAGCTCGTCTCAGCAGCTATCAAGTCAGACGACCAG ACAGCAGCAACGGAGGAGAAGACCATCCTGGAGGAGGCTCAGCGCAGTGCTGCCAATGAGCGGAAGGTCAAATGTGAGGAGTGGGTCCCTACATATTTTGCCCAG GACCTGGTACGGGGCGTGTATGTGTACAAACACTCTGACCTGCGGCCTTGGGATCCCCGGACGGACCTCTTCCAGTATGAACACAACTATGTCATTGCTACCAAGACCAGACACAAGGCACCCATGATCAGGACAGCTTCTATCGTCAGTGTTGATCCCAAGTGTGATGTCAAT GTTGTGCGTGTGGCGGGGGTGGAGGGAGTGCCAAGGCTGCGAGGAGTGTTTGAGCGTCCCGATGCAGAGGAGACTAGCTCAGGGGACCACGATGACCTGCAAGATGTGACAGACCACACAGTGGGCAACAGCAGTGTGGGCAGTGCGCCATCCCGGCCAAGCAGGCAGACCATCAATGTCACTCCCAG CCTGTTGGACACCCTTAACAAGGTGTCTGTGAGCCAGGacctgctggtggtggaggtgaagagcATGAAACAGGAGCTGGAGGCCCTCACACTGCGGATCTCCTCCATGGCCACCaggcagcagaagcagcacctGGAGCGGCTGGACAGTGGCCTTTTCTCCATGCAGTCGTTGTCCTCCATCTTGGTGGCTCTGGTCATGTACAGCTTCATCAAGTGGCTAACCGAGCGCTTCTGGTTGTAG
- the LOC123510311 gene encoding oxysterol-binding protein-related protein 8-like isoform X2 yields MEFPKSPERDTIVPVISVDGGTPAEGSDVSGANTPRSERPAARKSSLAVLLPRLPGHHGSSDSLNHSPQSSPGYDGTSEASTIRLPDTPHQRSLPLSRKESYKDQRKKYRREKKRVARELLSTLKDPAVVVLADWLKIRGSLKGWTKLWCVLKPGMLLLYKSAKVKSSHWVGTVLLNTCELIERPSKKDGFCFKLFHPLEQSIWATKGPEGETMGAVVQPLPSSHLIFRAPSQAAGKCWMDALELAVRCSSILIRSMTSSSKSDNNTLTSSTLTANKWNESDYEKHFKDQDDSSQGGLSPENSPLITPQSSWRECVIQLTGVSSLEGTPTHRPLAHLGIQRDPSPTPYYRRLAAAIHMADQELKGEVPSRRQSLTPDDASITDCSHTNTPDLKGNRKKNFFKLSPRIILKTPKKAKNDLDDASHTDDNEYHRESGHFSGAEPLSGSESESEDGSHKGDERHEEEEEEEEEEEYVDDLTPIETAYVSNKEGEMGETCIALCQAGEQVEELEEENKSLIWFLLKQVRPGMDLSKVVLPTFILEPRSFLDKLSDYYYHADLLSKAVQEDDPYTRMKEVVRWYLSGFYKKPKGLKKPYNPILGETFRCYWRHPNGSRTFYVAEQVSHHPPVSALYVTNRQEGFSVSATVLAKSKFYGNSTSAILDGNVQLSLLPRGEDYIMNMPYAHCKGILMGTLTMELGGKVTVECEKTGYKTELEFKLRPFLSGYDSNNMVSGKLKLGKDTLATLEGHWDGKITLTDKRTGEEELLWHATQEVKSQRLQRFTVTMEQQGAFESERLWQLVSAAIKSDDQTAATEEKTILEEAQRSAANERKVKCEEWVPTYFAQDLVRGVYVYKHSDLRPWDPRTDLFQYEHNYVIATKTRHKAPMIRTASIVSVDPKCDVNVVRVAGVEGVPRLRGVFERPDAEETSSGDHDDLQDVTDHTVGNSSVGSAPSRPSRQTINVTPSLLDTLNKVSVSQDLLVVEVKSMKQELEALTLRISSMATRQQKQHLERLDSGLFSMQSLSSILVALVMYSFIKWLTERFWL; encoded by the exons GCTACGATGGCACTTCTGAGGCCTCCACCATCCGCCTCCCTGACACTCCACACCAGAGG AGCCTCCCACTTTCCCGCAAGGAGTCGTACAAGGACCAGCGGAAGAAGTACCGtcgggagaagaagagagtggCGCGAGAGTTGCTCAGCACACTCAAAGACcctgcggtggtggtgctggctgactggctgaagATCCGGGGCTCCCTCAAGGGCTGGACCAAGCTGTGGTGCGTTCTCAAGCCAGGCATGCTGCTGTTATATAAGAGTGCCAAAGTGAAG AGCAGTCACTGGGTGGGCACTGTCCTGCTCAACACCTGTGAGCTGATAGAGCGCCCCTCCAAGAAGGATGGCTTCTGCTTCAAGCTCTTTCACCCACTAGAGCAGTCCATCTGGGCCACCAAAGGGCCAGAGGGGGAGACCATGG GGGCCGTGGTGcagcctcttccctcctctcacctcatcTTCCGCGCCCCGTCCCAGGCCGCTGGCAAGTGCTGGATGGACGCCCTGGAGCTGGCTGTGCGTTGCTCCTCTATCCTTATCCGCTCCATGACCTCATCCAGCAAGTCAGACAACAACACTCTCACCTCATCCACTCTCACTGCTAACAAGTGGAATGAGTCTGATTATGAGAAGCATTTTAAGGATCAGG ATGACTCCAGCCAAGGTGGGCTCAGCCCTGAGAATAGTCCGCTGATCACGCCCCAGTCCTCGTGGAGGGAGTGTGTCATCCAACTGACAGGGGTGTCCAGCCTGGAGGGCACCCCCACACACAGACCCTTGGCCCACCTGGGGATTCAGCGCGACCCCTCGCCCACTCCATACTACCGCAGGCTGGCAGCAGCAATACACATGGCTGACCAGGAGCTGAAGGGTGAGGTACCAAGCAGAAGACAGTCCCTCACCCCTGATGATGCAAGCATCACTGACTGCTCCCACACTAACACTCCTGACCTCAAGGGTAACAGAAAGAAGAACTTTTTCAAGCTCAGCCCCAGGATTATTCTAAAGACTCCAAAGAAAGCTAAGAATG ATCTGGATGACGCCAGCCACACAGACGACAATGAGTACCACAGGGAGTCAGGCCATTTCTCTGGTGCTGAGCCCTTGTCGGGGTCTGAATCAGAATCCGAGGATGGCTCCCACAAGGGCGATGAgagacatgaggaggaggaggaggaggaggaggaggaggagtacgtaGATGACCTTACGCCGATAGAGACTGCATACGTGTCCAATAAGgagggggagatgggagag ACATGTATTGCGCTGTGTCAGGCTggagagcaggtggaggagctggaggaagagaacaaatcCCTGATCTGGTTCCTCCTGAAGCAAGTTCGGCCAGGGATGGATCTGTCCAAGGTGGTGCTCCCAACCTTCATCCTGGAGCCTCGATCCTTCCTCGACAAACTCtcagactactactaccatgctGATCTGCTGTCCAA GGCGGTGCAGGAGGACGACCCCTACACCAggatgaaggaggtggtgaggtggtacCTCTCAGGGTTCTATAAGAAGCCAAAAGGACTCAAGAAGCCGTACAACCCAATCCTCGGTGAAACCTTCAGGTGCTACTGGCGACACCCCAATGGCTCCCGCACCTTCTATGTGGCTGAGCAG GTGTCTCACCATCCGCCGGTGTCAGCTCTTTATGTAACAAACAGGCAAGAAGGGTTCTCTGTCAGTGCAACAGTTTTGGCAAAATCCAAGTTTTATG GTAACTCAACATCAGCAATACTAGATGGCAATGTACAGTTGTCCCTCCTGCCCCGAGGGGAGGATTACATCATGAACATGCCCTACGCCCACTGCAAAGGCATCCTGATGGGCACCCTCACCATGGAGTTGGGGGGCAAGGTGACCGTGGAGTGTGAGAAGACGGGGTACAAGACAGAGCTAGAGTTCAAATTGAGG cctttcttGAGTGGCTATGACTCAAACAACATGGTGAGTGGAAAGCTGAAGCTGGGCAAGGACACTCTGGCCACCTTGGAGGGCCATTGGGATGGCAAGATCACTCTCACTGACAAGAGAACCGGG gaggaggaactaCTCTGGCATGCCACTCAGGAGGTCAAGTCTCAACGGCTGCAGCGGTTCACGGTCACCATGGAGCAGCAGGGAGCCTTTGAGTCTGAGAGGCTGTGGCAGCTCGTCTCAGCAGCTATCAAGTCAGACGACCAG ACAGCAGCAACGGAGGAGAAGACCATCCTGGAGGAGGCTCAGCGCAGTGCTGCCAATGAGCGGAAGGTCAAATGTGAGGAGTGGGTCCCTACATATTTTGCCCAG GACCTGGTACGGGGCGTGTATGTGTACAAACACTCTGACCTGCGGCCTTGGGATCCCCGGACGGACCTCTTCCAGTATGAACACAACTATGTCATTGCTACCAAGACCAGACACAAGGCACCCATGATCAGGACAGCTTCTATCGTCAGTGTTGATCCCAAGTGTGATGTCAAT GTTGTGCGTGTGGCGGGGGTGGAGGGAGTGCCAAGGCTGCGAGGAGTGTTTGAGCGTCCCGATGCAGAGGAGACTAGCTCAGGGGACCACGATGACCTGCAAGATGTGACAGACCACACAGTGGGCAACAGCAGTGTGGGCAGTGCGCCATCCCGGCCAAGCAGGCAGACCATCAATGTCACTCCCAG CCTGTTGGACACCCTTAACAAGGTGTCTGTGAGCCAGGacctgctggtggtggaggtgaagagcATGAAACAGGAGCTGGAGGCCCTCACACTGCGGATCTCCTCCATGGCCACCaggcagcagaagcagcacctGGAGCGGCTGGACAGTGGCCTTTTCTCCATGCAGTCGTTGTCCTCCATCTTGGTGGCTCTGGTCATGTACAGCTTCATCAAGTGGCTAACCGAGCGCTTCTGGTTGTAG